gaaagacttgAAATGGCAAAGGCGGAACTccaagaaaagcaagacaaagttCATGGTCTACAGAGCGATTTGAACGGTCACAAAGAAAAGATGGACCATTTACTTCTTGAAGGCTTAAAGAAAATCCAAGAACTTCATAAAGAGATACAACACATGGCCCAAAAACAGAAACTACAAGAGCTTCTAGACAGCGACCTGAAACGATTGACTGATGATCTCCAAATTGGGCTGGAAAATCTAATAAAACAACGGGAGGAAGTTCAACGTTTTAAGAGTGATGTCATGAACAAGAAGGAGGAGCTTAAAGTGATTGTGGAAAGAATCTTTGAAGGGACAGCACAGCTTGAACAAGAGAAGCTTGATATTCATGAAGCGCGAAGAAAGGCCGTGGACGAAAGGACGATGCTAGAAAGAGATTTGTCGGAAGTAACgatgagagaagaagaggccaTGCAAACGATAAGACACAACACAATTATGAAAGAGGCAATAAAAGAGTTGGTTGAAAAGACACATCAACACATTACAATGAAGAGGCAATTAATAGAGCAGAAGATTCTGAATGCACAAAATCTGACAACTATCTTGGAAATTCAGAAAAAAGAAATTGAACAGCAGAAATTGGAGATTGACACACACTTTGAACAAATACAACGACACAGAGAAGATCTGATCAATATGAAATCGGACATGATTgtacaaaaacaagaaatgcaAAAGAATTGGAACGAGGAGCTGCTACTGGAGAAACAAGATCTCAATACGGAAAAGGAAGCAGTAGACAGGCAAAGGAAATATTTGGACACAGTtaaagaaacaatcaacaaagaCAACCTTGATTTGGATATCATGAGGTCCGAAatccagaaagaaacagagatactggaaagagagaaaaaaaagatccGGGAACAAACTGAGATACTAGAAAGAGATCAATCTTTTGTGAAAGTTGAAAAAGAAAGACTTGAAATGGCAAAGGCGGAACTCCAAGAAAAACAAGACAAAGTTCATGGTCTACAGAGCGATTTGAACAGTGACAGAGAAAAGATGGACCATTTACTTCTTGAAGGCCTAAAGAAAATCCAAGAACTTCATAAAGAGATACAACACATGGCCCAAAAACAGAAACTACAAGAGCTTCTAGACAGCGACCTGAAACGATTGACTGATGATCTCCAAATTGGGCAGGAAAATCTAATAAAACAACAGGAGGAAGTTCAACGTTTTAAGAGTGATGTCATGAACAAGAAGGAGGAGCTTAAAGTGATCGTGGAAAGAATCTTTGAAGGGACAGCACAGCTTGAACAAGAGAAGCTTGATATTCATGAAGCGCGAAGAAAGGCCGTGGACGAAAGGACGATGCTAGAAAGAGATTTGTCGGAAGTAAggatgagagaagaagaggccaTGCAAACGATAAGACACAACACAATTATGAAAGAGGCAATAAAAGAGTTGGTTGAAAAGACACATCAACACATTACAATGAAGAGGCAATTAATAGAGCAGAAGATTCTGGATGCACAAAATCTGACAATTATCTTTGAAATTCAGaaaaaagaaatggaagagCAGAAATTGGAGATTGACACACACTTTGAACAAATACAACGAAACAGAGAAGATCTGATCAATATGAAATCGGACATGATGgtacaaaaacaagaaatgcaAAAGAATTGGAACGAGGAGCTGCTACTGGAGAAACAAGATCTCAATACGGAAAAGGAAGCAGTAGACAGGCAAAGGAAATATTTGGACACAGTtaaagaaacaatcaacaaagaCAACCTTGATTTGGATATCATGAGGTCCGAAatccagaaagaaacagagatactggaaatagagaaagaaaagaacCGGGAACAAACTGAGATACTAGAAAGAGATCAATCTTTTGTGAAAGTTGAAAAAGAAAGACTTGAAATGGCAAAGGCGGAACTCCAAGAAAAACAAGACAAAGTTCATGGTCTACAGAGCGATTTGAACAGTGACAGAGAAAAGATGGACCATTTACTTCTTGAAGGCCTAAAGAAAATCCAAGAACTTCAGAAAGAGATACAACACATGgcccaaaaacagaaacaacaagagCTTCTAGACAGTGACCTGAAACGATTGACTGATGATCTCCAAATTGGGCAGGAAAATCTAATAAAACAACAGGAGGAAGTTCAACATTTTAAGAGTGATGTCATgaataagaaggaggagcttaAAGTGATCGTGGAAAGAATCTTTGAAGGGACAGCACAGCTTGAACAAGAGAAGCTTGATATTCATGAAGCGCGAAGAAAGGCCGTGGACGAAAGGACGATGCTAGAAAGAGATTTGTCGGAAGTAAggatgagagaagaagaggccaTGCAAACGATAAGACACAACACAATTATGAAAGAGGCAATAAAAGAGTTGGTTGAAAAGACACATCAAGACATTACAATGAAGAGGCAATTAATAGAGCAGAAGATTCTGGATGCACAAAATCAGACAACTATCTTGGAAATTCAGAAAAAAGAAATTGAACAGCAGAAATTGAAGATTGACAAGCATTTCAAACAGATAAAAAGACAAAGAGAAGATCTGATGAATATGAAATCGGACGTGATGgcacaaaaacaagaaatgcaAAAGAATTGGAACAAGGAGCTTTTACTGGAGAAGCAAGATCTAAAAATGGAAAAGGAAGCAGTAGACAGGCAAAGCAAATGTCTTGACACAGTTAAAGAAAAAATCAACAAAGACAACCTTGATTTGGATACCATGAGGTCTGAAATCCAGAAAGATACAGAGGCACAGGAGAGAGATCAATCTTATATGAAAGccggaaaagaaagagagaacctGAATACACTATCCTTAAAACTCAAAGAGCTGATAATTATATTACAATGTACAGTAAGAAAACATGAGGAAATCAAAATTAAACAACAAGAATGTAATGATAAATGGAAAACTATGCTGAATTCTTATTTACATCTTGACAAAATTAAGGTAGATTTGAAAGCTCAATATGACGTTGTCGCAAAACTTCTGTGGGATGTTAAGAGAAACAAGGGAAAAATTGAACATATCTCTGTTCAAACCCAGACTAACTTTCCTCAAGAGCAGATCAAACAAAAAGGCCCCGAAATTCCCCAAAGTGCTGCCGACGAGagctttaaaataataaaaaatgaggATCCCATACAACACAATGATAACGATGACCACCAAGAGAACGCCACAACAGCTGAAAACATTTCTACAAAAGAACATGTCTCTAACCAAGATAAATTGCGGAAGATGTGGAAAGAGACAAGAATGGAACGGAGGGAGATCGACCACATGAAGAGCAGAGGTACCAAGATGAGAAAGAACCTGGAGCAGAAGCTGCAGACCCTTCGCGACATAGTCAAGAGGCCTCACTTGCAAAGAGAGGACAAAGAGCCCTCGCAGACAACGAGCATAGATTCGCAAGAGGAAGACCGAATCCACCAGCAGCCAAGCAACCGAAAGATGCTAGCTGACAAATACAGAGAGCTTGAGCAACTTAGAGCACAGCTGCTTGGAGAGCTTGAGAAACTGAAAGGAAGCAGATTCCGAAGATGGACTAACGATAGAGCCATGCAGACAGGGCCAGATCCCCACAGAGAGGTACAGCCACAGGGTGGGACAGTAAACGAACAAGAGCCTCAGGCTGGAAGGGGCTCAACAAGACTTCTGAGTCGACTTCAACGGTACTGCTgccacagctgctgctgctgtcctgAGTGCTGTGGACACTCGTCCAAGGACGAGGCCTCCCAAGATAAGGCGTAGAAGGTCTGCCATAAACAGAAAGGATGTTTCCATGTGCTTGTTATGCTTTACCTAACAGTGCTTTTGTTTggcttttattctgttttgttGTATACAGATTGTTGTATTGATGCATTACATATCTTTAGTATATATTTAAAGATTGTGTACTAATATAATAGAGACAGTTAATTTAATCTGACTTGTTGATTGATTGTTGTAGCTATTATCAAAAAGGAAGCGAAGAGTGGTGTTTTTGGGGACTTTTTGATCACATTCATACATTAGTATTAACCTAGTAATGttcaaaatgttattttacattcaaactttcattattattgtttgctttacatatacatcatatacatatacaaacaATGCATACAactcaatttattttatttgtcacaATTCTACTGGACAATCTTGAGTAAAATGGCAAGTCATTAAAATAGTTTTATTAATTGAAAATAATTATGTTtgattgctttaaaaaatatggTAGTATGTCTGTATATGTGGTAGTAGCCAAGATTAAAGCCAGTAAAGGCTTACTATTGCTGTAGAGATGCcattaatgaaaaaaagaataaaaaaatatatatataatcatttCAATGGAGTTTTTATTTATCTGCTTTTGTGTGCAAATGGAATCAGTTTACCAAAACTACGCCTCAAAACTAGGAATAAAACTGCATGATATTGAGAGCAGAGctattttttaatttaaggtCAGACAGGGAACATCTTTAACatcagggttagtgttaggtaTGTTCACCGGGATGGGATGGAAGTAGTGGACACTTTACAGGACTCGGGACCAAAGCAAAATATGCTTTCATTTGCATATCTCTGAATACGCTTTCAAAATCGTCAAACACATTCATCACAAGACGTGTCCACAGAAACAGTTTTATTGAAGGAAAGACAATCCCAGCACCCTTGTCTTGTGGAAATATATGGAGAACGGGGAGAGATAATGTAAATCCAATAGCACTGCAAACGTAGACTATGACCTTAATCCAAAATCAATGTTCTAAAAGCTAATGTCTCCTTGTGTTTTACAGACCATGTGCTTACACAGACGATATTGTACACTAACAGGTATCGAAAAAACCCAAATCCCCTCATGACTTTTTATAACAACTTCGGGGAAGTTCTCCTCGATTGCAACGCAAAGTCTAATAAAATGTAGTAGGTGTTTCTATGAAACAAAAGAAGAGTAACTCAATTGCCCTGATAATGTGCAGACGGTATCATATATTACCTATTAACAGGCTATACTAGACTGAACTATGGTTAATCTCAAGAGGCAAACATTAATCGGCTACGTTCAGTGTAGAAAACAAGACATTCAACCACTTTTCCTCGCTGAGGGTTATTTTCAACGAACCACAATAACCACATATATAGCATAATATAGCAGAAATGTACAACAAACACAAGAAATGTTTTGACCACTGACACATGATTGAGTCGTTTTTGATTTGGTTTCCATAAACGTATATAAATCTTTGAAATGTTTGCGATGAATTTGTAGATTTAATTGCCGTTATCCtgtcatttaaatgtaaaattcTCATATCATGCAAAATGTAAACAACCTCAGTCCTGCAAATCTATATCACCACTTGTAAAatctaacaaaaaaaaaaagatcacaaTGGCTTTTACTCTCCAACACCAATCTGTCTCACAAGCTGATAAATGGGAGCAAGAACCCAAGATCCAAATCGTATTTTTTGGATTGCTTGCGTTTACACACACAGGGTATGGTATGGTACAGATGTGGGAGTCAGAATAGATAGTTGTGTAAGGTGAAGCTCTCTGGAGTCATTGACGGATCGGTCACATCCCTATCCATGGACAGGGAGCCCGCTAGACTGTTCACCTGCTCCATCCTCTCTGCCTCCGGAGACAGGCCGAAGAAGGGGGACAGAGAAGAAACCCCTTTGTCAGCGCCTTGCGGGGACATGGGTTCCTGATGCAGCGTACCGTCCTTCAGCCTTCCCTGCTCGTCGGCCTCTTTGCTCTCGTCTGCCTCTTTGCGCTCGTCTGCCTCTTTGCTCTCGCCTTTAGCAGCCTCGCCTCTCCTCACGCTCTGTCTCCGGCGGCCGCCGCCGGCTTTGACCTGGGCGCCTGAGACTAGCCCCGGGTAGGCGCCAGATCGGGCCATGGCCTGTAGTAGATGCTGGAGGCCGTTGGAGCCATCGTTGGCAACCTGCTGGCCGGCCAGTGCCGCCTGACACAGCAGCTGAGTGTGCAGGCGCAGCTGGGCGATGTCCCGCTCGGTGGCGTCGCTCTGCCTCTGCAGCTCCTTTGTGCGCAGGGTGATGGCCAGCAGCCCCGACTGGCTCAGGATCTCCGTCGTGTGGAGGAACCGCCGCTGGCGCACTGAAGAGCACTCGGACGGGGCGTCTAAGAGCTGGCCTGCTGCATCTGcagccaccgccaccgccgccgccgccaccaacACCGCAGACCCGGCCCTCCCCTGCCTCGGGCGGAAGGGGCTGTGGCTGACTGAGGACGAGGAGTAGGAGGTGGGgtaggaggacgacgaggaggagcaCGAGGAGGAAGGCGAgtgtgaagaggaggagtgtgagGAGGGCAGGGAGGCCGTCTGGGAGCTGGAGACGGACGGCGATCCCAAGGCGTCGTAGCTATGGTCGGAGCAGCGATTGGGCTTGGTGCGGTTGGCGGGGGGCGGGTGGGCGGGGGGCTCGGAGCCGCGTCGGACCTTGTGCTGCGAGGGATGGAGATCTCGGTGGCGGCCATGCCGGTGGTGGTGTGAGGACAGATGTCTGGTTGTGGTTGAAACGCTCTCCTTCTTCAACTCGTCCTCCGTGCACATCCTCTTGCAGTGGCTCTGATCCTCCCCACCGACCccacctcccccgccctcctggCCGGCGGCTGGGGCTCCGGCTGACTTCCCCTGCGCATGGCCTTCCTTCCTGGGGTGCGGAATGGGGAGGTAAGAGTTCTTGGTGGAGCTGTGGTGGTTCTTGCCACTGGTTCGGCTGGTGCAGCCTTTCTTGTTGGCTTTGCTCAGGTTTTCTACCGGCGCAAGGTAGgtggtcagggtggaggaggagggggcagtgACGGCTGGCTGTTGGATTTCCAGGAGCAGggagggcccctgggggcctgAGATGCTATGCCAGCCTCCTGCCCATGACGCTAGCTGTCGATGCAGCATCTGCTCCTGCCTGGACTGTAGGTCGTcaagaggggttttgttttttgtttgtttattgtttgtttgtaagGGACACACAGCATGAAGGGATCAGGAAAGAAAAAGGGAACAATGAATACAAAGAAGGTTAAAGTAACAGTTAATTTCTATCGTTCTGCTGATTAAATTAAAACATTCCAGCATTTGCAACCTGGAAATAATCTGAAACCTATTCTCAGATCATTTTGGGTCGAAGATTGAGCGAGAATGCTGCAGGTGTAATTCACGAATACGGGCTGCACTGTAATCCTTTGGGGCAGTGGCGCCCCGTCAACGGACAGCTCCAAGGGAGGTTTCACAACAGTTCTGTTGTTGCAGGAAAAGaacagtgagtgagggagagctaGAGATAGGATACTTGTTTTGGAATACAGAAAACTTAAGTTTGGCATTatcgaaaagagagagaaataaagaaataaattgATTTTTCTGCAGGGATCTGTTCCATAATGTTAGAATGTAACCTGAGCCTGTCAGTGACAAAACTAGAACTTTAAGAGGACATATATTGACTGGGTGCTTCTGCCCCAAAGGATTATGTGTCAGTTCGTTTTTTTGGCTGCAGTGTTTTCACTCAATACTGGACCAATTTCAAATATTATTGTCTCTTGGAACAACAAATGATCGGAAGAAGAATCCAGGTTAAAAAGTAAATTGAAGTTTTCCAAAAACTGTATTCATTATCAGAACAAACTGAACATACATTTTAGTCTAACAAGCGCCCATCTGTTCTACATGGCTCCATTTTAGCGCTTAATTACTGCGATTAAGCAGAATATCTTGGAGAAGAGGGGTTGTAATGTCCGTTggtggttattattattagtagtattattcACAACATCCCCTCGGATGATTCACAGCATGTATATTCTTACGTTATCTGAGGCCCCCAGAGGAATGTCCCTGAATGTCCCACAGAATGGTATTTAAAGGATCTATTAAACAAAACCTGGCCTCGTTGTCACTACAGCGATTGCTTCCCAATGATTAGCCTCTGGCAGAACCAAGTGCTAATTCATATCACCATTGATACTGCAGTTCACTCACTGCCAATAAAATATCCGTGATGCCCATTCCTCAGCATGGACTCATGTCAGATGTAAACACATTCTTGTTCTTTATTTTAGAACTACTCCTGAACCCTGATAGGCTTTCGTTTTGGCTTTGCAATTAGTCATGTCTAGCTCTGATTTGATCAATCCCATTTCATGACCGATGACTGGAAGATTAATGATTAATCAAGTATGGATGTATTTTACCCTATTGCCTAAAActacattttatgtttttaagcCTAATTGTGCTGTTATTCTGCAAATATTTCATGGCATAATAATGagggttgtgtgtttttgtgggggGTACCATCAAAATAAGCCT
The Gadus morhua chromosome 7, gadMor3.0, whole genome shotgun sequence DNA segment above includes these coding regions:
- the LOC115546644 gene encoding filaggrin; its protein translation is MPKEQGHFGERVGRSTSKNAKDRSNSATVRADRGRRTQAGPGALGGMGDMGQQLSLFDSGKDSEKDSGYSEAGSDWVDDQCSSVSQTHRKNSRRSVTAGNHGSAGVGRFEGHNPVIKNLVMEPSRQEQMLHRQLASWAGGWHSISGPQGPSLLLEIQQPAVTAPSSSTLTTYLAPVENLSKANKKGCTSRTSGKNHHSSTKNSYLPIPHPRKEGHAQGKSAGAPAAGQEGGGGGVGGEDQSHCKRMCTEDELKKESVSTTTRHLSSHHHRHGRHRDLHPSQHKVRRGSEPPAHPPPANRTKPNRCSDHSYDALGSPSVSSSQTASLPSSHSSSSHSPSSSCSSSSSSYPTSYSSSSVSHSPFRPRQGRAGSAVLVAAAAVAVAADAAGQLLDAPSECSSVRQRRFLHTTEILSQSGLLAITLRTKELQRQSDATERDIAQLRLHTQLLCQAALAGQQVANDGSNGLQHLLQAMARSGAYPGLVSGAQVKAGGGRRRQSVRRGEAAKGESKEADERKEADESKEADEQGRLKDGTLHQEPMSPQGADKGVSSLSPFFGLSPEAERMEQVNSLAGSLSMDRDVTDPSMTPESFTLHNYLF